One part of the Phycisphaeraceae bacterium genome encodes these proteins:
- a CDS encoding carboxymuconolactone decarboxylase family protein — protein sequence MPRFSDRLAQTTAQMKQLAAHIPETTGAFTALHRAAGAEGALSPKVKEMIALGIAISTHCDGCIAFHVKSAIKKGATKQELAETIGVAIQMGGGPATVYGGDAWSAVEEFSAPA from the coding sequence ATGCCCCGATTCTCCGACCGCCTCGCGCAGACCACGGCCCAGATGAAGCAGCTCGCCGCCCACATCCCCGAGACCACCGGCGCGTTCACCGCGCTGCACCGCGCCGCCGGCGCCGAGGGGGCGCTCAGCCCCAAGGTCAAGGAGATGATCGCGCTGGGCATCGCAATCTCGACGCACTGCGACGGCTGCATCGCGTTCCACGTGAAGTCCGCGATCAAGAAGGGCGCGACCAAGCAGGAGCTCGCCGAAACGATCGGCGTCGCGATCCAGATGGGCGGCGGCCCGGCGACGGTGTACGGCGGAGACGCCTGGAGCGCCGTCGAGGAGTTCAGCGCCCCGGCCTGA
- a CDS encoding YqaE/Pmp3 family membrane protein — protein sequence MPSNIDETNKLLLVIIAILIPPLAVGLKEGIGGQLILNIVLCLLFYIPGLLHALYIVLR from the coding sequence ATGCCCTCGAACATCGACGAGACCAACAAACTGCTGCTGGTGATCATCGCGATCCTCATCCCGCCGCTGGCCGTCGGGCTGAAAGAGGGAATCGGGGGGCAGTTGATCCTCAATATCGTGCTGTGCCTCCTGTTCTACATCCCCGGCCTGCTCCACGCGCTGTACATCGTTTTGCGCTGA
- a CDS encoding globin, giving the protein MTDLLDTRVYAIVGEDGFARLVAAFYRRVALDDLLGPMYPRHDMAGAELRLREFLIGRFGGPQRYVERRGHPRLRARHAPFHIDQAARDRWVSLMEQAIDESALPPDAAAPLRRFFHEAATFMINAQ; this is encoded by the coding sequence ATGACCGACCTCCTCGACACCCGCGTCTACGCCATCGTCGGAGAAGACGGCTTCGCCCGCCTCGTCGCCGCCTTCTACCGCCGCGTCGCCCTCGATGATCTCCTCGGCCCCATGTACCCGCGCCACGACATGGCCGGCGCCGAACTCCGCCTCCGCGAGTTCCTCATCGGCCGCTTCGGCGGTCCCCAGCGCTACGTCGAGCGCCGCGGCCACCCGCGGCTCCGCGCCCGCCACGCCCCGTTCCACATCGACCAGGCCGCCCGCGACCGCTGGGTCTCGCTCATGGAGCAGGCCATCGACGAATCCGCCCTCCCGCCCGACGCCGCGGCCCCGCTCCGCCGCTTCTTCCACGAGGCCGCGACGTTCATGATCAACGCCCAATAG
- a CDS encoding methyltransferase domain-containing protein, protein MSVLKEYVLGTGRDELERLGLQHRLWSDAAHTLWRLAGVRPGMRILDVGSGPGFATFDLALLVGARGHVHAIDESEPFIEHIAAQAAARSMPWITASRADVHALDSAPGNTSVPDHAPFDLAFARWVLCFVKDPAAVVRGVARSLKPGGAFMIHDYHNYEAMRVAPRGDAFAKAVRATGASWRARGGDPDVMGRIGLLCRDAGLHIEHLAVHQRLCRPGDSMWAWPETFWSNFLPVLVKMGLLTESDRAAWHAEWADLSRSPDTFITLPAVYEVIARKPVA, encoded by the coding sequence ATGTCCGTCCTCAAGGAATACGTCCTCGGCACCGGCCGCGACGAACTCGAACGCCTCGGCCTCCAGCACCGCCTCTGGTCCGACGCCGCCCACACCCTCTGGCGGCTCGCCGGCGTCCGCCCCGGCATGCGCATCCTCGACGTCGGCTCCGGTCCCGGCTTCGCCACCTTTGACCTCGCCCTCCTCGTCGGCGCCCGCGGCCACGTCCACGCCATCGACGAGTCCGAGCCCTTCATCGAGCACATCGCCGCCCAGGCCGCCGCCCGCTCCATGCCCTGGATCACCGCCTCCCGCGCCGACGTCCACGCCCTCGATTCCGCCCCCGGCAACACCAGCGTCCCCGACCACGCCCCCTTCGACCTCGCCTTCGCCCGCTGGGTCCTCTGCTTCGTGAAGGATCCCGCCGCCGTCGTCCGCGGCGTCGCCCGCTCCCTTAAGCCCGGCGGCGCCTTCATGATCCACGACTACCACAACTACGAGGCGATGCGAGTCGCCCCCCGCGGCGACGCCTTCGCCAAGGCCGTCCGCGCCACCGGCGCCTCCTGGCGCGCCCGCGGCGGCGACCCGGACGTCATGGGCCGCATCGGCCTGCTCTGCCGCGATGCCGGCCTGCACATCGAGCACCTCGCCGTCCACCAGCGCCTCTGCCGCCCCGGCGATTCCATGTGGGCCTGGCCCGAAACCTTCTGGTCCAACTTCCTCCCCGTCCTCGTCAAGATGGGCCTGCTCACCGAGTCCGACCGCGCCGCCTGGCACGCCGAATGGGCCGACCTCTCCCGCTCCCCCGACACCTTCATCACCCTCCCCGCCGTCTACGAAGTCATCGCCCGCAAGCCCGTAGCCTAA
- a CDS encoding UvrD-helicase domain-containing protein: MSRDVETWAEPAVPDSMPNPPQPDDDPVLQGLTEAQRSAVVCTEGPLLVLAGPGSGKTRVITRRIAYLVACGIPAWQILALTFTNKAAGEMRERVHQMLGDGPASRGLTVTTFHSLCARLLRRFAEIAALPGLKPDYAIYDAADQSALMKKVISDLGLNTANFPPRSVLARISTAKNDLLDAEAFTRTAGDFSSRSVAKIYTAYEASLRRAGAVDFDDLLLLTAQMLKTSAAVRDACRDRWRYLLIDEYQDTNRAQFVIASLLAGEVGGGGAGEAEAAATAAEPAASTRRGPNICVVGDPDQSIYGWRGADIANILQFEEQYPGAAVIALGENFRSTKSILAAADALIRHNRRRKHKDLFTARAQGDKIEVVLCRDEHHEARLVVDWLRERRADSAAAWKDCAVFYRTNALSRVLEDQMRAAGVPYVIARGTAFYQREEVKNALAYLRVVANPADGVSLGRVINTPSRGIGDATWVRVEAAATDSGSTAMRALRDVASGNAAAVGVDVGARAQNAIRKFLDMIDGWTGSGSFMGSDVASSLSDLVERVIRESGLEAMYKAGRTDTDEERLENLAELVSSAAEFEQTYDPTADPANEIAVTPASPSAADDRPSLSAPMPPLLALLRAYLEQVTLVADADAIDPAQGAVTLMTLHAAKGLEFPAVAMVGLEEGCLPHMRSNESDAELEEERRLCFVGITRAMQRLLITSARYRTVRGIGERTIPSRFLDELPREYIAVSDQADPGAWDDSADHDSFSDSPRPSRAPSSAQPTVAGLKAGAMVAHPQFGVGRVESIVPGANARATVSFRDVGRKTLVLEYARLKVIG; this comes from the coding sequence ATGAGCAGGGATGTTGAGACCTGGGCGGAGCCCGCCGTGCCGGATTCGATGCCCAACCCGCCACAACCCGACGACGATCCGGTGCTCCAGGGCCTCACCGAGGCCCAGCGCAGCGCCGTCGTCTGCACCGAGGGCCCGCTGCTCGTGCTCGCCGGCCCCGGCTCTGGAAAGACCCGGGTCATCACCCGGCGCATCGCCTACCTCGTCGCCTGCGGTATCCCGGCGTGGCAGATCCTCGCCCTGACCTTCACGAACAAGGCCGCGGGCGAGATGCGCGAGCGCGTCCACCAGATGCTCGGCGACGGCCCCGCCTCACGCGGCCTCACCGTCACCACCTTCCACTCCCTCTGCGCCCGCCTCCTCCGGCGCTTCGCCGAGATCGCCGCCCTCCCCGGCCTCAAGCCCGACTACGCCATCTACGACGCGGCCGACCAGTCCGCCCTCATGAAGAAGGTCATCTCCGACCTCGGCCTCAACACCGCCAACTTCCCCCCGCGCAGCGTCCTCGCCCGCATCAGCACCGCCAAGAACGACCTGCTCGACGCCGAGGCCTTCACCCGCACCGCCGGGGACTTCTCCTCCCGGTCCGTCGCCAAGATCTACACCGCCTATGAGGCGTCGCTCCGGCGCGCGGGCGCGGTCGATTTCGACGACCTCCTGCTCCTGACCGCCCAGATGCTCAAGACCAGCGCCGCCGTCCGCGACGCCTGCCGCGACCGCTGGCGATACCTCCTCATCGATGAATACCAGGACACCAACCGCGCCCAGTTCGTCATCGCCTCGCTGCTGGCCGGCGAAGTGGGCGGTGGGGGGGCGGGCGAGGCGGAAGCCGCCGCGACAGCCGCCGAGCCCGCCGCCTCCACCCGCCGCGGCCCCAACATCTGCGTCGTCGGCGATCCCGACCAGTCGATCTACGGCTGGCGCGGCGCCGACATCGCCAACATCCTCCAGTTCGAAGAGCAGTACCCCGGCGCCGCGGTGATCGCCCTGGGCGAGAACTTCCGCTCCACCAAGTCCATCCTCGCCGCCGCCGACGCCCTCATCCGCCACAACCGCCGCCGCAAGCACAAGGACCTCTTCACCGCCCGCGCCCAGGGCGACAAGATCGAGGTCGTCCTCTGCCGCGACGAGCACCACGAGGCCCGCCTCGTCGTCGATTGGCTCCGCGAACGCCGCGCCGATTCCGCCGCCGCGTGGAAGGACTGCGCCGTCTTCTACCGCACCAACGCCCTCTCCCGCGTCCTCGAAGACCAGATGCGCGCAGCCGGCGTCCCCTACGTCATCGCCCGCGGCACCGCCTTCTACCAGCGAGAAGAGGTCAAGAACGCTCTTGCCTACCTCCGTGTCGTCGCCAACCCCGCCGACGGCGTCTCCCTCGGCCGAGTCATCAACACCCCGTCCCGCGGCATCGGCGACGCCACCTGGGTCCGCGTCGAGGCCGCCGCCACCGACTCTGGTTCCACCGCCATGCGGGCCCTCCGCGACGTCGCCTCCGGCAACGCGGCCGCCGTCGGCGTCGACGTCGGCGCCCGCGCACAGAACGCCATCCGCAAGTTCCTCGACATGATCGACGGCTGGACCGGCTCCGGATCCTTCATGGGCTCCGACGTCGCCTCCTCCCTCTCCGACCTCGTCGAACGCGTCATCCGCGAGTCCGGCCTCGAAGCCATGTACAAGGCCGGCCGCACCGATACCGACGAGGAACGCCTCGAAAACCTCGCCGAACTCGTCTCCTCCGCCGCGGAGTTCGAACAGACCTACGACCCCACCGCCGACCCCGCCAACGAGATCGCCGTCACCCCCGCCTCCCCCTCCGCCGCCGACGACCGCCCATCCCTCTCCGCCCCGATGCCCCCCTTGCTCGCCCTCCTCCGGGCCTACCTCGAGCAGGTCACCCTCGTCGCCGATGCCGACGCCATCGACCCCGCCCAGGGCGCGGTGACCCTCATGACCCTCCACGCCGCGAAGGGCCTGGAGTTCCCCGCCGTCGCCATGGTCGGCCTCGAAGAGGGCTGCCTCCCCCACATGCGCAGCAACGAGAGCGACGCCGAACTCGAAGAAGAACGCCGCCTCTGCTTCGTAGGCATCACCCGCGCCATGCAGCGCCTGCTCATCACCTCCGCCCGCTACCGCACCGTGCGCGGCATCGGCGAGCGCACCATCCCCAGCCGCTTCCTCGACGAACTCCCGCGCGAGTACATCGCCGTCTCCGACCAGGCCGACCCCGGCGCCTGGGACGACTCGGCCGACCACGACTCGTTCTCCGATTCCCCGCGCCCCTCCCGCGCCCCTTCCTCCGCCCAGCCCACCGTCGCCGGCCTCAAGGCCGGCGCCATGGTTGCCCACCCCCAGTTCGGCGTCGGCCGCGTCGAGTCCATCGTCCCCGGCGCCAACGCCCGCGCCACCGTCAGTTTCCGCGATGTCGGCCGCAAGACCCTCGTCCTCGAATACGCCCGGCTCAAGGTCATCGGATGA
- a CDS encoding zinc-dependent peptidase — MFFFKARKRRRLREQPFPAEWAAIISRRVPAYRRLSPADRDELHGHIGVFLDEKRFEGCAGLEITDEIRLTIAAQACMLLLHRDTDYYPRLDTILVYPHRYLVKQVRQGPGGVVTEEYAMRLGESWQGAAAPHSGGPVVLSWDDVLGGAADAADGANVVYHEFAHQLDAESGAVEGAPALEGHGAYAAWARILGAEFNDLRRDLSLHRPTILSNYAATSPAEFFAVATEVFFERPDALRARHPALYRQLADYFRQDPAAAADN, encoded by the coding sequence ATGTTCTTCTTCAAGGCCCGAAAACGCCGGAGGCTCCGCGAGCAGCCATTCCCCGCCGAGTGGGCCGCCATCATTTCCCGCCGCGTCCCCGCCTACCGCCGCCTCAGCCCCGCCGACCGGGACGAACTCCACGGCCACATCGGCGTCTTCCTCGATGAGAAACGCTTCGAGGGGTGCGCCGGGCTCGAGATCACCGACGAGATCCGCCTGACCATCGCCGCGCAGGCCTGCATGCTCCTGCTGCACCGCGACACCGACTACTACCCCCGGCTCGACACCATCCTCGTCTACCCGCACCGCTACCTCGTCAAGCAGGTCCGCCAGGGCCCCGGCGGGGTCGTCACCGAGGAATACGCCATGCGCCTCGGCGAGTCCTGGCAGGGCGCCGCCGCGCCCCACTCGGGCGGCCCGGTCGTCCTCAGTTGGGACGATGTCCTCGGCGGCGCGGCCGACGCCGCCGACGGCGCCAACGTCGTCTACCACGAGTTCGCCCACCAACTCGACGCCGAGTCCGGCGCCGTCGAGGGCGCCCCCGCCCTGGAGGGGCACGGCGCCTACGCCGCCTGGGCCCGCATCCTGGGCGCCGAGTTCAACGACCTCCGCCGCGACCTCTCCCTCCACCGCCCGACGATCCTCTCCAACTACGCCGCGACCAGCCCGGCCGAGTTCTTCGCCGTCGCCACGGAAGTCTTCTTTGAACGTCCCGACGCCCTCCGCGCCCGCCACCCCGCCCTGTACCGCCAACTCGCCGACTACTTCCGCCAGGACCCCGCCGCCGCCGCCGACAACTGA